Proteins from a single region of Amyelois transitella isolate CPQ chromosome 31, ilAmyTran1.1, whole genome shotgun sequence:
- the LOC106135352 gene encoding uncharacterized protein LOC106135352, whose product MTVGELILRTARSRESLYPSPPPEPEGKTRRRKRKVFKLPPARARVDTSPPPFSRSALASRLPGWGRRAGEITMENMALLQHIKRWHFRGGKVDCHWDVMPGPCLRFYHNRVDHLRHVQRENQVIYKLIANTVPRVETTAKLRRDWKRNRDIIIQGAAGRFVLFPPVPQETVEDPVFLAPPGVKRPRVYLTLCVKNCAPMGELAIELFTDWCPQNCKLFLELAEGDGLGHGYVGTTFFRFWVFTHCV is encoded by the exons ATGACTGTGGGCGAGCTGATATTAAGAACGGCGAGGTCGAGGGAGTCCCTGTATCCCTCTCCACCACCAGAGCCCGAAGGAAAAACCAGAAGAAGGAAGAGGAAGGTGTTCAAG TTGCCCCCGGCACGGGCTCGCGTGGACACCTCCCCGCCTCCCTTCAGCAGGAGCGCGCTGGCGAGCCGGCTGCCCGGCTGGGGGCGCCGCGCGGGGGAGATCACGATGGAGAACATGGCGCTGCTGCAGCACATCAAGCGGTGGCATTTCAGAGGG GGCAAAGTGGATTGTCACTGGGATGTGATGCCTGGACCTTGCCTGAGATTCTATCACAACAGAGTGGACCACCTGAGGCACGTGCAGAGGGAGAACCAGGTCATTTACAAGCTCATAGCTAACACG GTACCCCGGGTGGAGACCACGGCGAAGCTCCGTCGCGATTGGAAGCGCAACAGAGACATCATTATCCAGGGCGCGGCGGGGAGGTTCGTGTTGTTCCCGCCCGTCCCTCAGGAGACAGTGGAGGACCCTGTGTTCTTGGCGCCGCCAGGGGTCAAGAGGCCCAG AGTATACCTGACTCTCTGCGTGAAGAACTGCGCTCCGATGGGCGAGCTGGCGATAGAACTATTCACAGACTGGTGTCCACAGAACTGCAAACTGTTCCTGGAGCTGGCGGAGGGAGACGGGCTCGGGCACGGCTATGTCGGCACCACCTTCTTCAGGTTCTGGGTTTTTACACATTGCGTTTGA
- the LOC132903883 gene encoding ubiquitin-associated domain-containing protein 1 produces MLLSDTFNSSELLIKVISPEGLTFSAYFAEDTLLEEVKNRAIDFFYPNGETGSGRFKIVRVYDMSTLHDFLTLSQEQVTMQEELLLVERRIPEASTLWDLGSVRAPLHGAIAAATASLPAPQNTMRQPNLQSLLSTNELSYELRKILISLIEAGARLAAAGRNYEMSLAQLSAALDEPRRLNQTVIQVITPEEIAARFHANEDTGSEAASSIRSDGHDSYKRAEHLQRFLEKFRAWRIKIAESPTPEAISALKDLGFTFEEAEKALRSTGCNVPAAASYLVGERGSSVFELINGLPDGPILQTLLKQPQIQRGLLNTRMLIAFIAMVGQTGSASLWLNSPHGSPLLSQISRTYHSEKYCLAVNQFSNIIEETSQQSAKVPNMFWSGGDVIHDNGFGCYAQKGRLAPIGADNFHFSHSMPGLVSMRVTADDEMCGIFNITFKPMPQFDLKNVVIGRVIRPCSLFSSLRSLGAPLCPAPLVQISAARLRGQR; encoded by the exons ATGTTGCTTTCTGATACATTCAACAGCAGCGAGCTACTCATCAAAGTTATAAGTCCCGAGGGGCTCACATTTTCAGCGTACTTCGCCGAAGACACGCTCCTCGAAGAAGTGAAGAACAGAGCTATAGACTTCTTCTATCCTAACGGGGAGACAGGTTCCGGCAGATTCAAAATCGTCCGAGTTTACGACATGTCGACTCTGCATGATTTCCTAACGTTGTCCCAAGAGCAGGTCACTATGCAAGAGGAGTTATTGTTGGTTGAAAGACGGATACCTGAAGCGAGCACGCTGTGGGACCTTGGGTCTGTTAGGGCTCCGCTTCACGGAGCTATAGCTGCGGCTACCGCGTCGTTGCCAGCTCCTCAGAACACCATGCGACAGCCAAACCTACAATCGTTACTTTCAACAAACGAACTGTCTTACGAGCTGAGAAAAATACTGATATCCTTGATAGAAGCTGGCGCTAGATTGGCAGCGGCCGGGAGGAACTATGAGATGTCTCTAGCCCAACTCTCAGCCGCCCTGGACGAACCTAGGAGGCTAAACCAGACCGTCATACAGGTCATAACTCCAGAGGAAATAGCCGCTCGATTCCACGCCAATGAAGACACCGGTTCGGAAGCCGCGTCCTCAATCAGATCGGACGGACACGATTCGTACAAACGCGCTGAGCATTTGCAGAGGTTTTTGGAGAAATTCCGCGCTTGGAGAATTAAGATAGCAGAATCGCCTACCCCAGAAGCGATCAGCGCTTTGAAAGATTTAGGATTTACTTTCGAAGAGGCTGAGAAAGCTCTCAGGTCGACAGGCTGTAACGTGCCCGCGGCGGCGTCGTATTTGGTGGGAGAGCGGGGGTCGAGCGTTTTCGAGTTGATCAATGGGCTGCCCGACGGGCCCATCTTGCAGACTTTGCTGAAGCAGCCTCAGATACAACGAGGGTTGTTGAACACGAGGATGCTCATAGCCTTCATCGCGATGGTCGGGCAGACGGGGAGCGCGTCGTTGTGGTTGAACTCCCCTCACGGCAGCCCGCTACTGTCGCAGATCTCCAGGACCTACCACTCGGAGAAGTATTGCTTGGCTGTGAACCAGTTCTCCAACATCATTGAGGAGACGTCCCAACAATCTGC GAAAGTCCCAAACATGTTCTGGTCGGGCGGAGACGTGATCCACGACAACGGCTTCGGCTGCTACGCGCAGAAAGGCAGGCTCGCGCCCATCGGAGCTGACAACTTCCACTTCTCCCACTCAATGCCTG GTCTGGTCTCGATGCGGGTGACGGCAGACGACGAAATGTGCGGTATTTTTAACATCACATTCAAACCTATGCCTCAGTTCGACCTCAAGAATGTGGTCATTGGACGG GTCATACGTCCCTGCAGCCTGTTCTCGTCGCTCCGCTCGCTCGGCGCCCCGCTGTGCCCCGCCCCGCTCGTACAGATCTCCGCAGCTCGTCTCCGAGGCCAGAGATGA